Sequence from the Larimichthys crocea isolate SSNF chromosome XXIII, L_crocea_2.0, whole genome shotgun sequence genome:
TCAGGCAGCTGATGTGAGGTTGTGTAAAACTTCATTGGTTTGGAGACAGCCGGACCTGAACAGTGCTGTATCAGAGCTGGAGAAAGTTCTAGCTGCGGCcgtgtttgtttgaatgaatgctGACAGACTACATCCAATGAATCAGACTAGTTTGGaacaaaacaggaacaaaacTTAAACATCTAGGTTGACTTTAAAGTCACACAGCCAGACAGTGGCTCAGTTCTGATCAGtgaaaaactggaaaataaaaagaagttgATGTTGCTGGGTCTTATCTAGACATCGAGATGTGTAGAAAGTAAAAGACTTCTTGATTTCTGACGAGGAATACATCGACAAGTTTCCAGAGCAGGACTGACTCCAGGTTTTCTTAAATCAAACGTGGTCTCTGGGCCCTGTGCAGGCTGGAGAGCCGGGGGTTGACTCACCGTAGCTCCAGACATCACTCTGATGTGTGTACGTCCACTGGAGGATCGACTCCAACGCCATCCACTTAATGGGAAcctacagagagcagagaggcagGGGGACACTGCTAGCCCTGTAACCTTCAAAccagtatataataatactttAGCATTAATGACTCATGTCAGTCGTTGCTGTTCAGGTGGATTTTTGGTGCTAACGAGTCACATTTGgaagaacaaacacaccttTCCTCCATCAGCGTGGTATTCCTTCTCGTCAGCCGTCAGCAGCTTGGCCAGGCCAAAGTCCGTGATCTTGACGTGGTTCGGAGTTTTCACCAGGACGTTCCTCGCCGCCAGGTCTCGATGTACCAGGTGACGCTCCTCCAGGTAGTTCAtcccctgcacacacaaacacacaaacacacacaggtctcaGTGGACGGACATTAGTCGTGTgagttttctggttttccctctgatgtcctccggctgctccgcctcaactctctgtgatttacagagtttatgatggacagtgaagtaaactgctgacagctgtagctgctgttagctcagttcgtcagcttggcggtgagctcagagcgacggagctcaccgccaagctgacgaactgagtgtttgtaccaacaggcgttatggacgaccaggaagaagaagaggaggtaaccaggctcagcagcctctatggacatgatggcagaggagaagagagtgaagaggacgctgacggaggaagctaagaagagaaaaggaggagtgagccgagcaagaagccgccggacaagagtaaatgtgggactgacttttagtggttggtgagagcttggtgaaataaaaggctgaaagacagacgccgagctgggctgactgctgctggactaggcagtgacatcagctgctgctggggacctggatgatgattggctgtcagcaaagttgttgactcgactagtttttgatcagaagtaatgtaaccagAAGAAATACTTAAGTATTtgaacatagttacacagtgggctgctaaatcacaaaattacaaatttgtttgttgctttgaggaaaaagaataaatgactATGTGGAGATAATAAGAGCACACTGTCAGCCAGTTTTGGAAAATTACAGAACTTGTCGAACACAGACCCCCCTAATCGTGAAAATGGTGTGATGGGGAGTTTCTGAAGCTCACAGAGGAAACTTAATGCTGCAGAACAACAGAAAGGTTTTACACTGAGCTCATGACCTTGTTCTTTGTGATTTTCCCAGCACTTTAAGATCCAAATAAGACTTAAAACAGAAACTAGATTAACACTGCctaatcacacacacgcactgctTCTTGCAGACTTTAGGCTAATAGGCCTCAGCAGGCTTaagctgcagacagagctgaTGCCTCAGGCACCGTGAAGTGAGACATGAACTCACGAGCAGGCTGGGAAGGTTGCTGGTTTACAGAATCTACTAACTGATTATTTACAGTCAGACTCTGGGACAGAACCGGTTCATACCTTGGCGATCTGAACACACCAGTTCAGCAGCCACTGAGCCCCAACGTGGTCCCTGTGGTGTCGAACGTAGTCCAGCAGGCAGCCGTACTGCATCAGCTGAGTCACGAGCTGGACCGACGACGTCAGGCAGATCCCCAGCAGACGACACACATGAGGGTGATCCACGCTCGCCATCACATAcgcctcctacacacacacaccaatacatGCGTGAGTGTTGAAACGTGTCCAATAAAAGAggccacaaacaacaaaagaagaagaaacagtaacaacaagctgaaagagaTGAAGGAGACGAGAGAAGATGAGTCAAAGACTCTTACATCCAAGATTTCTTTGTTGGCTTTAGGTGATGTGGCCTCTCGGAGAACTTTGATGGCCACTGGGATCCTCACGTTCTCTCCTTCAGGGATCCACAGACCCTAATAACATCCATCATGTTCAATACAGTGCTGCAGTAAGTGAAGTGATATTTTTGCAAGTATCAAACATTCTTACCTTGAAGACGGTCCCGAAGGCTCCGGAGCCGAGAACCCGGATCTTCTTGAACTCCGTCTCCTTCAGGATCCTCAGCAGCGCCTGGTTAGGAGCTTCGCCGCTCGGAGTCAGCGGCTCCACCAGCTCCAGCGCACAAAAGTGAGGAAAACACGACACTTAACAAAAACTGCCTTGTCTTCGTTATTGGAAAATAATTTCACTCCTTctcccacctctctctcctgcagcaggCGCCGCAGGGTCCGCTTCTTTCTGATTCGCCGTCGCCGCAGCAACACAAAGATGACCAGTGACACGATGACGGTGATCAAGAGCCCGCCAACTACGCCCGCCGCCAACGTGGAGTGGGTGGTAGCTCTATgaggatgtaaacaatgcaggaaagtttgtttgaaatgatccCGAGGCACACGAGTATAATTTCTCATAGACTAGAATTGATCATTTATCCATTAAATTAAAGCACATTaagtttaaatatattcagttttgGCACAATATGGTAGAAAACAAATGGACTTACAATTCCCATTGACTCCCATTCTTTGTATTCATGGGAAGACCGACATCATTTTCAAATTTATCCTCATTGACCCCCATTTTCCATTTAATATGCAAAGGTGGAATTCCAGCCTGTTCTCATTCTCAGTGCGTCAAAAACCAACGTTCTGTCAGACCTCTTGCCATTTCATACAAACGCACATCTGTATAAGCAGAAGTTCATCTGATTTCAATGGAACCCATCAGTGTCAGGTGACAAAGCCTAAAGagtgtctccctctctttgcaCTACAAACACAGGACCAGGATCCATTCGTGTCCCAGGTGGAACCAAAGATCTGCGTCAACTTGCTTTAAATTTCAAGTTTTATTATGTAACGTACGTGACTTGTTGCCGTGGTAATGGTAGACACAACTTGCATCACCTAACGTGTTTATCATGATAAAGTACTTGTGTTGTCCGTATCACAACGTTTACCACGCATTAAAAAGGCGTGTTGGAAATTTCTGTGGACTCATTCAGTGTTggcatgttttcagttttagcATTTCCGTTGGCTCCCATTAAAATGTAGCATGCTGAAATAGAAGTTACTGCCCTTCAACTGCTATGACACAGTATAATTAAGTTACCTTAGCATGTTTAGAACTAACTCCAACAACCTAAAGTGAGATGAGCTAACAAACATGCAGGCTGTTCACAGAAACAATCTGCGACAGGCTGCTTCTCTGTTCATGTTGAGTTTTAGTGAATAAAAGCCAAAGTTGTAGTTTTACCCAGTGCATCCAGACAGTCCAGGACCGgaacacctgcagacacagagacacaaagcaCCTTTAAGTTCATGAGTCACTTTTCTTCATGACGAAGCAGCaacatgtgtctgtttttatagatatttccgtctgttcattgtgtttttttgttttggcctcttctacttttgtttttctatcttgctgctgttacaagtgaatttccccgtggtgggatgaataaagtatctatctaatctaatgtGTCTCACCCCTGGGTGCAGTTCTGGTGGCAGGACTGGCATTGGCCTGTCCCGTTGGGGTATTTCCAGATCAGTGTATCTCCATCTCCCAGCACACCATGGGGGCAGCGTGGCACACAATGGGGGCCGTCTTTGAAATTGGCACACTGGGAACACTGGTCTGGACCCTGcaggtgaggacagaggagagactCAAAAagaatttatataaaatatcctacgaaatatgttttcattattttacgTTTGTATTTGTTCACAGTATTTTTCAGCTGAGGAAGACCATGCAGAAGACATGAGGGGGGTTGAAAGTTCAGCGAAGCTAAGTGCACCATTGAGCTTagtttaaatagattttatcTTTATGGGCAGATTGATAtgggaagcagcagcagcagcagcgagtgGACTGACCGGGCCGAGGCAGGTCGGTATCCCGGTCTTCGGTTGACACTCTGGGTGACACTCGACACAGCTGCTGTTCATCTCGACCTCTCTGGgctcactgcaaaaaaaacacacaaacgttTAAGATGTAATTATGTTTATGATCAGTACGAGCAGTATGTCGAGATGAGAGCAGACTCTAAACCAATCAAACAACCAAGAGAAGAGAAACTACTCGAACTTGTTGTGATCTATCTTGTGATTCGTTGTGAATTAAGATTATTCCAGTGGTAATTCAGCCGAGTGTGGATGAGCTTTTTaatcctcacacacaaagtatgCATGCAAGTATGTCAAGAATGTCACTCACATTATAAGTATAAAGTACGTACTACTTGAAATTTGAATAACAATAAGTTATAAAGCTCTGTCTCACCCCTGCAGCAGGTTGCAGAGCGACACACAGCGCCCTCTGCGGTCGAAATGCCGACAGGAGACGCACATGGTGGGACCTGGACCCCAGCAGCCCTCATCTGTGCACTCTGTGTCACAGGTTCGATTTTGTTGTTCTGTGTAAGGTAGACGAGAAGATTTTCTTCATTAACTTCACTTAACATCATTATGTTAGAAACCCGTCAACACATCCAGAAACTCACTGCAGACATCAGGAGGGGCGTTGTTGCGTAAGATGATGGCCTGGTCACTGGATCTGAAGAGGCGGGTCCACTGGTCGGGCCGGGTGTAGCAGAGCTGAGAGTTGTCCTTCATCATCACCCGCCCAGCACTCACTTCCTTCAGGGAGCGCAGTCCAAGCCAGCGGAGGTTTTTCGCCCCAACCACTGCCAAACTGTGATGGCTGGAGAGGAGAATAAACCATGAACCACAGCGGGCCCATAGAGACTAAGAGCCCCATTAAATTTCTTTAATGATCATAATTCATGATGCTGTTAGACCGCCTCgttaattagtttattttatcttcacgcagagaaaatgtttttgaaagacTACAGGTCGACTAATCTGGACTGGAGAGGAATATTTggttagataaaaacattttgcaaacGATTACATCAATCTTACAACGCTGCAGACTTACTGAAAATGTTTGGATCACGTCCCTGACATGGCGCTACAAGcttaaaaatacatgtgaagTTCACGGACGGAATGATGTTTACAGCAGATATCTGAGTCACCACAAGACTGTGCTAACAAGgcagttttagtgtttgtatgtgcagCATTTATTTGGTTCAGTTTAGTGAAACCATCTCCTGCAGGTCATTACTAAGCCACAGATACAGAGACACATGctgttgtataatcacaatattacacttaaagcacaccctctcatgtGATATTACTTAAACCAATGATTTAGAAATATTATTCATTACAAACATCATCATAAATGTCGATACGTTTTTCTAACAATATGTTCAGACTCACACGCGCGTTGTTCTTCCTCTGATGATCTCCAGGTTCTCAAACACTGACAGCGAGGTCAGATTCTCCGGCCAGGACTGGATCAGCAGGAAacctggaggacacacacacacacactgactttacCGACTGTTCGATGAGTTTCAATAGCCTTAATTCATCAGAGCACGATGGACATACCTGTGATTTCCTTTACTGTCCTGAAGTACTCCAGTTTAGCCGGGTCCATGGGTGGGATTTTATAGTGTGCGTCCCTGTAAGAGCAAGAAACCCTTAGTGTTGTTGTCATAGTTCACAGtacttgttctttttctttactgtagctctgtgcattaaaaataatgtttcgGACATCGAGCTGGAGCAAGTGCAGGTGAAGTCAGGTAGACCTACTCTGGACGTTTGTGGTAAACCTAAATGAGTCGAAGAACTCAGTAAATATTAAGCCCGACTTGAAGAGCTCAGAGAGAACGGTTCACAGAGATCTCTGTGGTTTATCTAAAGTAACACCATAAAATGTGGCCGCTGGCATTTAAGGGTTAGCCAGTGAAGAGCATCTCACCCAGTAAAGGAGGTTTGAAGGAGGGAGACGTCTCCGTTGATCTTGGTGCAGTTCCTGAAGGATTCGATGTTGGAGGCGTTGATGGCCATGGTCTTGGTGAGTGTACCCACACCGATTCCGTCGCAGGCTGGAGGAAGGGAAAGACTCTGTCAGGGTATTTGTTTAGTAttcaggtctctctctctctctgtcttcctctttctaGGTCTCTCTACCTTTAGGACAGGGTCCGTCGCAGTCTTTGCAGCGTTGGACTCCGTTTTCCTCCACCTCGTATGTTCCAGGGCTGCAGGTGCGTACACATGATCCACCGGTCACCACGTAATTATCTACAAACAAAAACGAACTCAGAGATCCAAGCGTGCTGTACTGTGGCTGTAATAAACTCTGCAGCCTGTAGGAGGCACTAGGAGGACTTGATGTGATTGTTTGAATAATCATTTTTCGAATGAATTAGTGGGTCGATATCAATAAAACAGAAGTCCATACGTGGGCAGGCTTTGAGGCAGGTCGCTCCGAAGGTGAACTTGCCGTTGGGGTTATTAACCACCTGGTGGGTTTTGGGGTCGTAGATCGTCAGAGCAGGACAGTCGTCTTTGCAGGTTCCGTCATCGTTAAAGGCTTTGCAGGCCTAGAGGGAGAAGAGtttgagacagaaacaaagacacggtctttattgtgtttaactaactttattattagaaatactTTGGTCTGAACTTGATGCAAATGTTTTGGTGACTGAACATGTTACGGGGCTTGCCCATCTTGACTTGCTTTGACTGCAACCTTGCAAGGCTGGCACAAGATCACATGAGAATCCATCTCGCCATGCTTCAAGCTCTGCTTTGGGGCCTGACCTATGAGGAACCTTTGGAAGTTTTCTTACTTCACAAAGCTGCAGACGTGGTTTAACATTTGGTGTGCTTGAAAACTAGCATCAGTTATATCAGAAATGTATTTCTTCATTGACGGAAGTCTCAGGATGCCGGGAACGAAAGGTTGTGTTCGGTTCCAGGTAACTAATACACCAGCAGTATTTCATCAAGATgatgtggttgtgttgtgtagTTGACTACACCAACATGCAACAACACTGACCAGGCAGTCGGTGGCTCGAGGTCCAGTGCAGCCAGCAGCACAGTGTTCATTGCAGCAGTCGATGGGTTTTGGACCCCGACACCTTCTGCTGCACTGCTCCGCACACTGCAACTTGGTGACTagtaaagacacagagagagtgcaactcattaacataaataataagCATGTGTACAAACCGACACGCAGCACGTTCTCACTCCAAACTCGTCAAACTGAGTCGATCCAGCCACTAGACTTTTAGCGAACACGTTGTTGGTCAGAAGCCACCACAGCCTTGGCTTATCCACACTAATTACCAGCTGAATGTAGAATTAACTTCTTTTAATCACCTTTCAGACTGGCATCACTTTGTATGTACTGACTGAGATCTCTGAGGCTCAAGGCCTTCTAGTGGTCCTGAAATCAAGTTTCAGTGTTTGCAGTCGTGGCTCCCACCATCTTAATGAACTCACCCGTTCCTTCATCACTTTGagctgtaatgtgtttttatcgCTTGGAAGGAAAATGAAGTGAAAGAGTCAAAAGggaaagaggtgtgtgtttacatctttGACAGTGATCTGCTCCTGCTGCCCAACACGACCCGTTAACACACTCCGGATGACACTTCTCAcctagaaacacacacacacattaatgttcAGTAAAACTCAGCCTCGACTTGTGCGTGAACGTCATCGTTGTTCTACATACATTTACTTGAGACGTTGTCCATCTTGAAAAGCATGCTGGGATTGCTGTCTTTGTCAACGATATCCCACCAATGGATGGTCTCAGCGTTACACAGCAAGGGATTGTGGGACATTTTTACCCCTCCTTTCAGGATCTCTGCGAGGAGAAGATTGATGATGATACACAagaatacccctcgcctcacaatcaaaataaaaacaaaggttCCCAATCCAACTGAAACGAGTGGCActcctgtctgctctgtgtgttttccagcgATCGGTGGTCAGTCATGAGCTGGACTTTCTTAAAGTCGACAGTGTTTTGATTGTTGCCAGGAGCTGGAAAGCTAGTGCAGTAGACTAAAAAATGTCTTGAGCTCCAGCTTAGTTATCGTGTGTGTGAGGTTGAAGCTTTCATCAACACCCACAACTCCCCGTCCCTCAACTTTACAACAAATTCAGAACGTTGCACCACGTCTTACACTGGCTCCCCAGCTCAAAATCCAGTTCAGCTAGAGACAGTTTACACAGGAGGCTggtttattcctaataagattatttattgttgaagcCCGCCctggttcaagaaccagagctagtTTGGTGAGCTACACTTTTCCTGTCCGGAGCCACGATTGAACCGTTCAATTGATGAGCAGTCGGCACGGTGCATGTCAGCcgatgccatcagtgtatgaatgtatcTGAATGGGTGAACGAGACACtgtatgtagtgtaaaagacTGGAAAGGTGcaatataagtacagtccattcacCATTTACCTCCATTTCCTATCTTGGTGTTAAATTCTATGCTCATGCTACGTCATGTTGTGCTTTTGAGAGAGTAGGatatgtatttaaatgactttatttggttttaaatatgttttatagaTTCCTCCatgtaccactagagggaggctGCAAACCACCATTGGTACACGTACCATACTTTGAGGAGTCGCACTTTAAAGGGACCTGAATCTgatgaatcatattttaaatattataaatatttgtgGCTGAATTCAGGTTCCACTTAGTTAAATCctaaaacttttgttttgtatatttctCTCACAGCTTCACAATGTATTGATacaaactttgttgttgttgttgttttggtacagttaaagaaatttaaatagattttaataaacatacagaataaattcagaggaggaagtgtgtgttgaGATCTGTCAGTATTTCTTTTCTGCAACTAAACTgaattagggttagggttcatTCTCGAAACCACAATTCAAGTTTCAACACGTCCTCCACCAGTTACAGCTTCAGATGCTACAGAGCAACAGACGCCAACACGGAGCTGACTTTAAGTCCAGTTAAGACTGCTGATTATCAGTCTGACAGCTTTCAGGATGCGTCCACGGCAGAAGCATCTACGACGTCATCGGACAAAGCTCGCGTGGGTGCGGTCTATCTTCTGTTGCCAGAGAACACTCTCGTGTTGACTGAAGATGTTTAATTGGTGTAACAACTCCACCCGCCCGGCCTGCTGCCAGCACAATGAGTGGCAACATCAATGACACTCCTCCTGAACACAATGAGCACTGAGGAGTGTGATACATCTAAATGAGAATATTCACATTCTTTTGACTTAAAGGCCTTTTTCATCTGCAGGGCTGCTTCCTCTTCCCTGCTGATTGACTGTGATGCTTTGTGTCAGTGACTTTTGTACTGTACCCGTCAggctgctgagctgcagctgtttcagCCCGCTGGTGTAGTTGAGGGTTGCGGACGAGTGGTTTCTGTTGTAGTTCGACATCACCAGCAGAGCGTACTGGCTCTCGTAGAGGTTCTGACCTCGGATCAGCCTCAGGTTGATTAGTGGGACTTTTTCTGCATCGTTCATGGCGATCAGGACGTAGCCGCCGACTTCCTGGATGGACTGAACAAAGACAGATTGGTCAGGCATAAAGAGAGCTACGTATGTACAGTGTCAGTCATCTTAGGGAGGTCGAGGGAAGTCAGGCCCAGCTGACGTCAGGGCTGATTCCTGCTGTCGACCTATGGGAGCTGCAACATAACCTCCTGAGTCTGTTTTCTGCAGACTCAGCCAACTGAGTCACTATTAGCATTGAGtcattacaaacacactttacacacacagttacattaTTGTTGCCTGGACATTCTGAACTCCTGGTGATGCAACGAAGGGCGCTCTGACCTGCTCAACAGCAACTTTGAGAAAAAGCCAAAGCGTCCTTGTTTGCTTATTTTTTGTCTTCcgagttctttttttttggtaacaGAGCTCTTCAAGGCAACACTGTTTGGCAGAGGACCATCAGAGCAAAGGTCCCTGCTCACATTTACAGCGCCACAGGAGGAAAATGTCACTCTGACTTCAGCATTCAGCAAGTTGATCAACCAGTAAACTGATGATTTTGGAAACGCTCAGGTACATTTGAGATGAAAAGACTCTGAGGGCACCAGGCTGCACTGAAGACCAAAACAGATCCAGCATTGGAGACTGACCTGGAGAAAGGACAGGTCCTGGTGCTCCAGGGTGTAGGTGATCTCCAGGTTCTCCAGGACCACAGAGCAGTTGGAGTACATCCTCACCATGTTGTCATAGTGAATCTCACGAGTCCCCAACAGGTTCAGCTGGTTATTCATTCCTTgacacactgagagacagacagacattactGACATTACCGTGGTGTCCCAAAGCTCCCGTCCTATATTTCACTATAGCGTCCGGGAGCACGCcttattttaaatcacatcatcaccatcagtgaaCAGAGGGATTCATTCGGCTCTCATTGCCCAGATGGAAGCTGATTCCTGGGGGACAGTTCGGGTCGACGTGACTTCAACAACAGACAAACTGGACAAGTTGTTTCCTGTAAAGGTCACATCTATTTACAACAGTTTGAGTCACATTcgtcttttctttctgtgttggATCAAACGTTTGTTATCacattaaagaggaagttgagATTAGAGCTGTTTGTTGATTGAAATCTGAACCATCGACCATCAGGAGGCTTTGATTAAAGATTTGATATACAGTTGTTTGGAACAGGCGCTAATGAGATTGTTTTGCCCGGCTGAGGTCGTGTCTTTGCTTTAGATTGACGTTTATGAACAGATTATACATTTTCAGAATTTTGATTGTTCACTGATTGATTGAACAATCTTATTTCTGATTTATATCTGTTCAGACTGTTGAACTAGTCGAGGACTTGAAAGAGTTTTGAGTGTCAGTAAATCTCAGATGGTCTTAGCGTGACTGTTTGTTACATTTCCCGCCTTTTGACTGTCTGTCCCAGCTtcattagtttcacctgtgtcttgttagCCTGACACCTGTGTTCTTTGATTTCTGTGTCCGTTCATCTTGGTTCTACGTTCAGGTGTTCTCATCAGACTTTGGATTTAGCCTGCTGCTCTACAGGTTTGCTTGTTTGGACTGTCTTTGAGCTCTGACTAGCACAGCGTTGATCCGCACCGGTTCAGCCTGTCGTGTGTGTTTAGGTTGAACCGCGTCATTGTTTCTCAAAGTCAAAGAGAACgtttgtttttctattgtgTCTCTGTTCTATAACACAAGTTttactttcttttgtttgctgtgGTCTGAAGCTTTGAGCGTCCTCCTTTAAAATGTctggatcttttttttatttgactttggTTTAAGTGACTGAGCAGCGACAGATGAACACGGCCTTCACCGCTTTACCAACCCAGACAGCAGCACGATCCTGCCTCTGTACATTTGAGGGTTAAATGTATCTTGATATCTTGTTTTCTAAATTCAGACTTTGTTTAAACTGACTCGAGTGGAGGACGAGTGTCACGTTTCATAGTAACATCCAGGTAGCGTTCAGGTAAGTGAGTGACGTTTCCAGAGAAGAGGCCGTCACGTAAAGTATTTAAAAGGAGCAGGAAGGTGTGGCGCACAAACAGAACGA
This genomic interval carries:
- the LOC104937534 gene encoding melanoma receptor tyrosine-protein kinase; translated protein: MKLCGGEAALLLLLLGRCCCTSPGRRVCQGMNNQLNLLGTREIHYDNMVRMYSNCSVVLENLEITYTLEHQDLSFLQSIQEVGGYVLIAMNDAEKVPLINLRLIRGQNLYESQYALLVMSNYNRNHSSATLNYTSGLKQLQLSSLTEILKGGVKMSHNPLLCNAETIHWWDIVDKDSNPSMLFKMDNVSSKCEKCHPECVNGSCWAAGADHCQRFTKLQCAEQCSRRCRGPKPIDCCNEHCAAGCTGPRATDCLACKAFNDDGTCKDDCPALTIYDPKTHQVVNNPNGKFTFGATCLKACPHNYVVTGGSCVRTCSPGTYEVEENGVQRCKDCDGPCPKACDGIGVGTLTKTMAINASNIESFRNCTKINGDVSLLQTSFTGDAHYKIPPMDPAKLEYFRTVKEITGFLLIQSWPENLTSLSVFENLEIIRGRTTRVHHSLAVVGAKNLRWLGLRSLKEVSAGRVMMKDNSQLCYTRPDQWTRLFRSSDQAIILRNNAPPDVCKQQNRTCDTECTDEGCWGPGPTMCVSCRHFDRRGRCVSLCNLLQGEPREVEMNSSCVECHPECQPKTGIPTCLGPGPDQCSQCANFKDGPHCVPRCPHGVLGDGDTLIWKYPNGTGQCQSCHQNCTQGCSGPGLSGCTGATTHSTLAAGVVGGLLITVIVSLVIFVLLRRRRIRKKRTLRRLLQERELVEPLTPSGEAPNQALLRILKETEFKKIRVLGSGAFGTVFKGLWIPEGENVRIPVAIKVLREATSPKANKEILDEAYVMASVDHPHVCRLLGICLTSSVQLVTQLMQYGCLLDYVRHHRDHVGAQWLLNWCVQIAKGMNYLEERHLVHRDLAARNVLVKTPNHVKITDFGLAKLLTADEKEYHADGGKVPIKWMALESILQWTYTHQSDVWSYGVTVWELMTFGSKPYDSIPASEIAAVLERGDRLPQPPICTIDVYMIMVKCWMIDPSSRPRFRELIAEFSKMARDPSRYLVIQGDLPSPTDSRFYSRLLSSDDMEDVVDAEEYLLPYKGMGNHDNRPCNATNGRPVRENSIALRYITDPTHNSLDKEEFTGHEYMNQSLSETSRGSRLSEVLNPNYEDLSLGWGAASLPSPLEDIKPFAPVGPEYLNTAQSSLPLPVSDSLDNPDYQANFLPRAEPTNMTSDRVTGNGLFLPAAENLEYLGVGAALHAPVR